Within the Streptomyces sp. R41 genome, the region CGTCCGGTGGAAGCTCCCGGAGCACCGCGTCCCGGATCTACAACTTCAAGCGGCAGATCCTCGAGTTCCGCAGGGCCACGGGTCCGCTGGCCCAGCCGCTGGTCCGGCTCGCGGGCATCGGGCCCTTCCTGGCCTCGCTGCCCTTTGTGCACGACAAGGCACAGCCGTTCTTCCGGGACGTCAGCGACCATCTGACCCGGGTCAACGAGTTGGTCGAGGGTCTGGACCGGCTGGTCTCGGACATTCTGTCGGCGCATCTCGCGCAAATGACCGTGCGGCAGAACGACGACGTGCGGAAGATCTCCGCATGGGCGGCCATGGCCGCGGTCCCCACGATGATCGCCGGGATCTACGGGATGAATTTCGACCACATGCCGGAGCTGCACTGGCTGTGGTCGTATCCGGCACTGATCCTGGTGCTGGTCATGCTGGAACTCTGCCTGTATCGCCTCTTCAAGCGGCGGGGCTGGCTGTAACAGAACACATCACGCTTCCCGTGGGGATCGTGAGGTGTTCCACGCACGCGTGAAGGTCGATCACGCGAACTCGGGAGCGGCCGCCGCCGGCCCGCCCAGTGCGTCGCGCCGTTCGGGCATCTTCAGGGAGACCATCCGGCGCCAGCCGACGGCCCGCTCGTAGGCGTGGACGGCGTGGATGCCGGCGGCGAGCGTCGCCGTCTTGGCCCTGGGCCAGCCCAGGATGCGCCCCATGTGGGCCATCACGGCGAGACTGACATCCCGGTAGATGCGGATCTCGGCGTGCGCGCACTCGCGCAGCGTCCGCTGGATGGCGCGGCCGTGTCCGGCGCACGCGAAACGCAGCAGCTCCTCGTGGCAGTAGGCGAGGTGGTTGTCCTCGTCGTTGGAGATCATCTTCACCGCGCGGCCGACATCCGGGTGGTCCGCGAAGTGCTTGCGCAGCAGCTCCATCTGCTCGGAGGCGCGCTGCTCGGTGACCCGGCTGTGGGCGAGATACGCGACGATGTCCTGCACGGTGAGCGGCTGATCGCCCTTGAGCTTCTCGTGCGCGAGGCCGATGCCGTGCCGCTCCAGGAGCATGGTGTAGTCGGTGTCGGAGGGAACCTCGACGGGTTCGAGGCCGCGCTTCTTCATAAGGGCGTTGAAGATCCGCCCGTGTTTGTCCTCGTCGGCGCCGTGCCGGGCGATCTTGGGCGCGAGCCCGCGCTCGCTCTGCGGAACGAGCGCCGCGATCCGGGCGTTCTCCCAGCCCCCTTGCGACTCCCCACTGGCGGCGATGGAGCAGAACAGCCGGAACGACTCGTCGTTGTCCAGGATCTCCTGGAACAGACTCTTCGCCGAAAGCATCACTGACACCTCTCTGCAGGGTTGCG harbors:
- a CDS encoding ferritin-like domain-containing protein; translated protein: MLSAKSLFQEILDNDESFRLFCSIAASGESQGGWENARIAALVPQSERGLAPKIARHGADEDKHGRIFNALMKKRGLEPVEVPSDTDYTMLLERHGIGLAHEKLKGDQPLTVQDIVAYLAHSRVTEQRASEQMELLRKHFADHPDVGRAVKMISNDEDNHLAYCHEELLRFACAGHGRAIQRTLRECAHAEIRIYRDVSLAVMAHMGRILGWPRAKTATLAAGIHAVHAYERAVGWRRMVSLKMPERRDALGGPAAAAPEFA